Below is a window of Corynebacterium kalinowskii DNA.
CCAGATCGCAATCACCGCCCATTTGCGCTGATACGACCACTTTCCCACGTGGAACAAGAACTTCGCCATGCTTCGAGCCTATAACGAAAAGTGCCCCGGACGAATCCAGGGCACCTGTTAAAAGCTGGCGGTGGCGGCGGGATTTGAACCCGCGGTTGGGGGTTACCCAACAAACGCTTTCGAGGCGTTCACCTTCGGCCGCTCGGACACGCCACCGCGAATTAGATTAGCGCTCGCCGAAGAGAGAAACCAAATCGCCTCTACTTGTCTTTTTTGAAGGCGCCGAGAATCTTGTCGCCGGTTTCCTTTACTGCGTCCTTGATTTCAGCCTTGGCTTGGTCAGCGCGACCCTCGTTGGCCAGGGACTCGTTGTTGGTGGCTTCGCCAGCTGCTTCTTTTGCCTTGCCGGATACTTCATCGAACTTGTTCTTGAAATCGGACATTGCTGTTCCTCCTGAAGTGGTGCGGGTTGGAAGCCCGAGCCTACCTATGTTTGCGGAAGAAGGTACTGAGCAAAGCGCTGCATTCTTCTTCCAGTACGCCGCCGCGCACCTCAATTTGGTGGAGCTCACCAGGCGCGCGCAGCACCTCAATATGGGAGCCGCAGGCACCTGTCTTTGGCTCCCAGGCACCGAATATAACGCGGCCGACCCGGGCGCCAAGGATTGCGCCCGCACACATCGCGCAGGGCTCGAGGGTGACGGCCAGGGTACAGCCGGTCAGTCGCCAGCCGTCGCCGTGCACCTTGACAGCCTCCCGGATCGCGAGGACTTCGGCGTGGGCGGTTGGATCGAGGTCGGTTTCCCGCCGGTTGGTGGCCGAGGCGAGTTCGCGGCCGGTGGCGTCGAAAAGCACGGCTCCGACGGGGACATCGGCTTCCGGGGTGCTTCGCGCGACCTCGATGGCGCGGCGCATCATGGCTTCGAAAGCGGGGAACATTTAGTAGATGTCGGAGAGCTCGTCGCCGAAGCCGAGCTCGTCGGCGATCTGCTGGAGCTGCTCGGACGCCCAGGCTTCGGTGTTGTCGGTGATCACGGAGAGGACTTGTTCGGCGAGGCCCAAATCTTCGAGGACATCGAAGTCGCCCTCTGCGTATGGCTCGCCGTCTTCTGCTTCTGCGCCGATCAGGTCGAGGGCGGATTCGGCGTAGTCATCGTCGATGGCGGCGGTGGCGTCGGAAAGCAGCAGCTTCACGCGGCCCGGGGTTGGGCGCACGATGAGAAAGTAATCGTCGTCCACGCAGATCATGGCAAATGCGGGCCCTTCGGCGCGCAACGCACGAACCGCTTTGACAGCGTCCTCGACGTCGTGGAAATCGTCGTCGTACTCAGCGACTTTCCACACGCCATTCACGGCCGTCACTGCGACCGAGAAGCTGAGGTCCTCATTCGTGCTCATGAAACATAATTGTGCCACACTTGCAGGGTGACTATCGCCAAGATTTCCCGACCCGTCTGCATCCTCGGCCTCGGCCTCATCGGAGGCTCCCTCCTCCGTGACCTCGCCGCGCAAGGCGTCGACGTCTTCGGCTTCAACCGCAGCCCCTCCGGCGCCACCGCGGCCACCTCCGAAGGCTTCTCCGTGTCCACCAACCTGATCGAGGTACTGCAGCGCGCCGAATCCGCCGGTGCCCTCATCGTCCTCGCCACCCCAATGCCCGCCATTGGCTCGCTTCTCGACGCCATCGACGAGCACGCCCCTACCTGTGGCATTACCGACGTAGTCTCCGTCAAAGCCGAGGTCTACGGATTAGTGTGCGACCACGGTATGCAAGACCGCTACGTCGGCGGCCACCCCATGGCTGGCACCGCCGACTCCGGCTGGTCCGCCTCCCTGGAAGGGCTATTCGAGGGTGCCGCCTGGGTTGTCACCTTCGACCACGCTTACAACTCCCCATCCGACTCCTGGGTCGCGCTATGGATCGATGTCGTACGGATGGCACTGTCTGTCGGTGCCGAAGTGATCCCCACCCGAGTTGCGCAACACGACGAGGCCGTCGCCCGCATCTCCCACCTGCCGCACATCTTTGCAGAGGCCCTCGCGATCACCGGCGATAACGGTGGTGCCTTGGCACTTTCGCTGGCCGCGGGCTCTTTCCGCGACTCCACCCGCGTCGCCGGTTCTCACCCCTCCCTCGTCCAAGCCATGTGCGAAAACAACCGCGAAGCCCTGCTCGTAGCCCTCGATGAAGCTCTTACTCTCCTCCATGATGCGCGCGCAGCCCTCGCCTCCCCAGAGAACGACCTCAGCCTGCTCATTGACACCGGCTACCGCTCCCGCATCCGCTTCGAAGCACGCACCGGCGTCTCTGGCATATCCGGTGTTTCCGGGCGCCCCGTCCTTCGCCTCCACCCCGGCGCCGAGAACTGGATCTCCCAGCTCGAACAAGCCGAAAACCTCGGCGCCCGCATCGACGTGTTCTAGATCCGGGCATGCAAAAAGGCCCCAGGATTTACCTGGGGCCTTGCTTGTGCGCCCGGAGGGACTCGAACCCCCAACCTTCTGATCCGTAGTCAGATGCTCTATCCGTTGAGCTACGGGCGCGCACTTTGTCGCTCGCTTGCGCTGTGCAACGAAGCATTACTCTACACACGAAGGTTACGCAAAAACAAACTGGCAGGTCATCGTCATAATTGTGGATAAGTCTAGTTATCCACAGGCACTGGATTCTCGACCTAGACAACTATGAATAATGCATGTTTCCATCTGAGCCATGTCACGCATCGACCAATTCGCTAGCGCCGAAGCCCGCGCCATGGACCTCCTCGCTGAGGCCGCCGGGCTCACGGCCTTCGCTTTGGTCAAACGTGGAATCTCTTTGGGCTCAGCACGGCGCATCGCACGCCTATCCAGCGTCTATTTCGACCCTCAGACCCCGTTCTCCCGCCACCGTGCCCGTTGCCGAAGCATCGGGGCCCATCTTGCGCTCCCCGATCTAGAGACCATCGAAGGGTTCGCGTCCAAAGCGAAAACCCTGGGCGGGCACAAGGCCGCCTGGGAGTTGCGCGAGTATTTATGCACTTTGTCCGGGGCAAAAGAAATTCGACGAGAAGGCGCAGCAAAGATCGCCGAGTTGGAATCAGCCTCAGACAAGTCGTTAGCACCGAAGGCAGGAGCTCGGTTCTCTCGCCACGGCGATATGACCAGGCTGACGCTCACCCTGGATGAGCACACAATGGCCGAGGCACAAGCAGTCTCGATTTCTCATGCCAAGCAGCGCAGCGGCGAAGATTTCTCTAAGCAGCAGTTCGCTGAGGCGATCGCAAACCTCATCACTGGCGCAGACGACGCCCAGCGCGTAGAAACGCGCCGAATGATTTATGCAGTGGTACCACTCCCCGAGCTTGCGCGAATCTATCGGAGCGAAGGCGACGACCTGGTGGTGCACATGACCGATGGGACGTCGATGAGCGGGCGCGAGTTCCTGGAAGCCGAGTTTGAGGCAGAAGGATTGGCCGCACTCATCGACCGCGAGGAAGGACCCGTTGACCTGTACCGCACTTCCCGGTTCGCAAGCATCAAACAGCGACTGTTGCTGCATGCAAAATCAACGACATGCATTTGGCCGGGCTGCAACAAGGGCGCCGAGCACTGTCAAGCGCACCATATCGTGCCCTGGGCCCGCGGCGGACCGACCAATATCAACAATATGGCGCATTTATGCAAGTACCATAATGGGATCAACGACGACGACCCCACCAAACCCACCGGAAGAGGTGTGATCTTATCCAGGGACGGGACCATAGGATGGTACAGCCCGCGAACTGGAACCTTTATCAAAGTCTATTCACCTCGATAAAGCACAACACCCGTGTTGAACAGTGTCAACACGGGAATTTGGTGCGCCCGGAGGGACTCGAACCCCCAACCTTCTGATCCGTAGTCAGATTGGAATAGCCCTCTACCTCTCTGTTTAGCGGTGATGTTCCTTCAGTGTTCCGTGCTGGTTTTGTTAGTTCGGAACACTGGCCCGCCATCCCCGGAGACTTGGGCCAGAGCAACACACGTGGCTAATCGAACTGCTTTAATGCGTGATCAAGAATGCCGAGAATGGGGTTGTCCTAATGTTGCGCTCCAACTCAAATGGGATCGGAGTAGGTTCAGCTTCAATCTGCTTAGCCGCCTGATCAAGATGCGCCATCGCAACATTAAGCGTCCGTGGGATTGCAGACTGAACGACGAACTCCTCGAACTGGGAGGAATCAAACTCTGAAATATCGCTGAGCAATGAAAAATATCCGCCGATCGTAACTGCGATCTCATCATGGAAAGAATCGCGAGTAAGCGTGATAATTACCTGAAACTTATCCACACCTACGTCGACATTAACCTGTGCGTCGATGTCCCACCCTGAATGACCTTCATCATCGGATAATCTGCGGTCGAGGTCTTTCCTGACCGCCATGATGCGCCCTACCCTGAATTGCACATTCTTCATCTGCTCTTCAAGTGCAGAAAATTGCATTATGCGGCCCTCTCAGTGATCCGAAAAGTATTAGTGCTAGGAGTATTCCTAAAACGTTGACGGACCTTCTTCTCTAAAAGCAGACCCATATCTTGCTTAATCCTGGGTTCCGTAGAACGGTTGATGCCGAAATCCGAAGGAGGAACTCCATTCGTCCCTCCTGCCACATGCCATTGATTGGATTGAATGATCACATTGTGCTCGATCTTTGCCCGCACTCCCAAGGCATACAGTCGCACAAATGCTAGCGAGAAGTCGAGCGGATCAACTTCAAAAGTCTCGATGCTTTCTTCATCCATTCCCACAGTCTTTGCGAATTCGCTTAGAGAAGGAAAAAGTCGCTTACGCTCAGATATGAGCTGCTCAAGCATAACTGTGTCGATGTTGAGTTGATCCAGAGCGAGCATTGCTTGCTCAGATTCGATATCAACATTCAATGCATTTGCCAGCGATTCGTAGATGCTCATCCTGTTTCTCCATTCACTCAATCGCGAGATAAATGCAACTGAAATTGATTGTATGCGTCCAACGCATCATTCGTTTGGCCTTCTGGGTCGTCGGCAAACTTGAGTTTCAAAGTTAACGCCAGCAACCTTCCCGGTGTATCTGCAGGCTCCGTGAAATATAGACGTAGCCACTTCTTCTTCACATTGCAGTCCGGAGGAAGATTCCGGTACTTAATTTCAAGAATATCCCGGCAACTCACCATGCAGTCGACATCGAACCGATGGGTCCTTCCGAACGAAAGCTCGCCTCGTGCAGCTTGATCCATCTTCAACCGCATCCGCTGCAACAGAGTAATCGCGGACAACGAGCCAGCCTCTTCGATCAAAACTCGATTGCTGAAACTCGTCGCTTCCACCCACTCGAAAGGCGGAGTCTCCTGGTTCACACGTAATTCGCCCTTTTCGATGTAATGACTGCGACAAGAGCGAGCCCCTGGGGGATCCACTCGATGAGCCCGCACATCCGCCACAAGCACTCCTCGATGGTATCTATTATGCATTTGACGGATTGAAGTTTACCCGCTGGCACTCTAAACAATGAGACTCATACTAAGTGATGGGGTCAAGATTTAGAGGTCAGCTTCGATCTCAGTCGGGGTGGGCAAGGCAGCCAGCGGATAGTGCCGACGCCAATCACGAATGTGCCCGAGCGCCGCATGGTACTTTTTCTCGAAGTCGTCCAGACGAGCGTCACGCTCCGCGAAGCCCGCCTCCATCTGTGATTTCAGCTTGGCGATCTCCCCGGTAAACGTGTCCAGCAAGACCTGGGCGCGGGTGTCATTGTCATTCTGCTTCGTCTGCTCTTTGGCGCCGTGGGTGAATACCCGATTAGCGGCCAAGGACGCGATCATGATGAAGAAGATCGAGAGTGCGCCCCATGCGTTATCGGGCAGAGTGGTAGGAAAGACCATCCGCGTCTCCCTTCAAAATCAGCTCCGAGCGGCTGCCCCTCCACACCGTCCATGCCACCAGGAATGGTGTCGCGCAGTAGAAAATGGACAGAGCGACACCTCGGTCGAGATGACCGAATGTCCACCCGAGGAAATAGCTGGTGCCCCAGAGCAGCATCATTGCCGACCACACAGTAAAGACGACATTCCGGGTGCGGGAGCATGGGATACAGGCGGCAATGAGTCCACACACCCCCACCGCGAGCCATGTGCCAGCCCAAAACTTTTGATCGGTGATGTGCTCGATCGGGTGAATCTGCGCGTCATAGCCGCCGAAAACGCCGAAATAGGACAGGCCGAGGAACGTCGATAAGACGGAAGCGAAGAGCAGGGCAGGGCCATCTCCCATCGCCCACGCCCGCAAGCGGTAGGCCCCTGGACGCACACGGTGCGGCAGGTGATCGATGGGCATGGTTACCGCTCCGCCGCGGCGTGACGGCCCGTGGACACCAGGGACGCGGTCTCGGGCTCTGCGACGCCAGCGGAGGCGATGGACCCGAGGATCGACGCGACGGTCGCTGTCGCTGCGACGCCTAAGCCTTGCTGCCAGTCCAGCTCCCAGATCGTCTGATCCACGACTAGCCACGCGAGGAGGGTCTGCGCGAGGGTCTTGATGGCACGCTCTGCGAGATCTAGCCAGAATTGGGTGCTACGCATCACTTCACCTTCTCCCCGACTGCCCGCGCTGCTGCGCGGTCAGCGTCGGTGCCCCAAATCTGCAGGCCGACCATATCCGTCAGGGTCAGACCGTCGTACCCCTTGGCACGGACATTTCGGAGGATCACTTCCGCCGTCCAGCCGGGGTGCTCGCCGAGATGGCCAGACCCCTTGAGCTGCGCACCTACCTCCGCGGCGAGAGCTTCCGCCCCCTGCGCTGCGTGCTTAGTGTCGTCGATAGCGGCTTCATGGACTCGGTTAAACGGAACAGTCATGTCAGGGCCTTTCTGCGCTGGCGTTGGGTTGAGTTTTGCGAGGACGCGATCGCGGAGCACGTCCCACGGGAAATTCGGGCCGGGGTCGGTGTGGTCCGTGCCGCCCCAGACGCGGGTGTCGTCGTGCCCGTACAGGCCTTTGCGGCCTTGTAGGAGGTGCGGAGCGTCGAGGATATCGACCGGGATACCGTAGGTTTTGCACCACTCGGCGACGCGGTTGACCATCGTGTCCCACATCTTTGTGTGGCGTGTGGATAGCCACTCGGCGCGGGACCATGCTGCCTGCGCGACGCAGGAGAAGTGCAGGAGAACGTCGTTGCCGAGGTTGCCTGTGGACCAGGTCGTCCAGTCGTCGGTGTTGGCTAGGACTTCGGTGCCGTAATCGTCGCCGAGTCGGTGGTAGGAGCCTGTGCGTGAGCTGGCTTGCCAGGCTGCCACGTCTTCGGCTTTAGCTCCCATGCTTGATTCCGTGGTGTGAATGCAGATACCTCGGATTGCTTGGACGCGGGGGCCGCCGAAAGTGAAGCGTTGTGACATGTCGATAAGGGTCATGTGCGTTGTCCTTTCATGCGAAAAGCCCCCACCGAGCGGTGAGGGCTTGGGTTAGTGGATGGCTAGGACTGTGAGGCTTGAGCTATGGCTGCCTCAAGCTGCCGCTTGATCCCGGCGATTCCGCCAGCGGTGAATGCGTCCCAATCCCGGGCAGTGATCGTGATGGGTCGGACATCCATCTGGGTGAGGTTTTCGCCATCGTCGATGACAGCATTGGGGGCGATGGTGATCGAGATGATGCGTACAGCGTGTTCTTCCATGTGGTCTCCTTAGTTTGCAATTCTCAGGGTGCGATAGCCTGTGCCGGCTGAATCTGCTGGGCCCACCAGCACGCGGGAAAAGGTCACTGAGCCAGACCGATTGACCAAGACAGACAGGCCTATCTGGTTCACATCTGGGTCATCGATAGTGAGTGCTGGTGTCGACGCGACTGCCCCACGACGGGTTATATTGATCTCGGTCCTAGTGCCTTGTGCGGTCCCAAATGCCCAGGCTTCGTTGGTCAGCTGGCGAATCATGCCGCCGATAACAGTGCTCGCACCATTTTTAGACCCGAACATGAGCTGTCCAAGTGGCTGCCCCGCTGCCGGTGCGGTGCCAGCGCCGGACGTTCCCCCGGCCTTGCCAAGGAAGATTTGCGCGGTGCCGGTGCCGTAAGCGGTTCCCGAAACAGCTGTAAGGTTTCCGTTCGACGATTCTGCCGTGTAGGGATTCTGCTGCAGCATCGAGACAATCGGCTGGCACTGCTCGATGCGCAGCTTATCTGGGTTGAAAATCAGCGCAGCAGTTCCGTTTTCGATCTTCCACATCAGTCGCTTTTGAGTGCCTGATGCGTGAGAGCCAATGCGGAAGTGCGGGCCGTCTGAATGCTTTTCACCCACGGCTTCGATGTAGAGGAATTGTCTGTTAATTCCAGCACCCACATCTGGACCGAGATGCACCTGGACGCCAGCGACAGCTGCGCCACCATCGGTGCCGATCCTCGTGTTTGCGACCACCTCAAAGTAGGGCATGACGTCCGGGTTCGTACCGGTCAGCACAAACCGTTGGCCGGCGTTACCGTCTCCCTCATGGATTCGCAGGTGCTGACCGACCGTGAACGCCGCTGCTCCGTTGATCTGACCCGAGCCGAATTCCTGAGGTGCGGTGTATTGCCGCGTAGCGGATCCGCCATACAGCAGATCAAGTGCTGCACGGGTCACCGAATCAGCCTGTGATACGAATACTGCAGTTTGGCCATCTGCCGGTGTGCCAGGCCCCATGCCGCTCATCGACTCCAGCGCATCAATGCGCACATCAGCCGAAGCGACGTTAACCGCATTCGCCGTAATCCTCTTGTCAAGGGGAGCCACGATTTTATTAACCTGCTCAAGGGTCTTAGCGCCGTCAAGCTTCAAGGCGGTGGACAAATCAGTTATGAGCTTGTCAATGGCCGAAATCACCCCAGCGTCCCAGGTATATGTCGACTGCATCAAGTCAACCAGTCGCACCGACGGGAGATTAGGCACCGTCACTACCACCGGGCGAGAATTAACGATGTTGCGACAGTAAAATTCAATTGCAAGAATTCCTGGCTGTGCATTAGGAATTGTCGCCTTGCCGTTGACCAATCTAACGATCTGCGGCGCGGTGGATACTACTGCCCCGTTATCAAGAGTCGGCCGGAATACCGGAGAGTAAATCTTGACGTAGTCGTCTTCATGGGATTGCATCCCAAAGTCCAAGACACTGATTTCAATACTGGTCATGACTTTCCTTACTGCACGAACGTGCACGTGGCGCTGACAGCGCCTTGAGCATTGACAAAATTCACTGCGCCATCCGGCAGCAGCTCTACGCGGGACGCCGCCGAGGCGGCACCCACCACGATTGGAAAGACGAGCTTCACAGAGGGACGCACCTGCTCTGGGAGAATGAACCCGGAAGTTGCCGCATCGATCGCAACCGTGACCACCCCTGCATTTCGGATTGCGGTCCAGCCAGTCCCCGACGCCACCACGCGTTGCAGCGCATCCTGCTTCTTGGTCAGCCCCTCTTCGACAGCAGCAATTCGATCCTCGAACCCGGAGTACGTCAGCGCCTGCTGTTCCTGGCGAGCTTGCTCCTGTGCGGTGAGCTGGTCTGCCAGTTCCTGCTCGCGACCACCCCCGTCACCACCAAACAGCCATCCGAATACATCTCTGACGACGTTGACCAAGGTACTGATCGGGTGGGTTATCGCATGGACAACTACCTTGATCAGGCCAACAACTGCGTCCCAAATCATCTGCGGAACCGTTTTCATCCCAGATGTTCGAAGCGCCTCCTCGGCCTGCTGCCGTGCGACGTCCTTGACCCCCTGCTGTGTGTACGGCTGGAGAGTCGTCACGGATGCGCCAGTCACCACATCCCGCTGGCCAGTCAGACTCAGGGGCTGGTCGGTGTTTTCGATGAATGGATGCGTCATTGCTCCTTCACCTCCACAGTGGCGTGCTTGCTATCTGGGGTCGGAACCTCAAACTCCGCGCGCAACTGCGCGTAGAGCGCTTGGCGCTCGACCATGGATAGCTGGGAGGTGTCCGGAGCCAGGCCGCGGGGCTCGACGGCCTCATCGATGGGTGCCCACCGGCCGCCGGCACCGGTCAGCCAGTCGGCATCAGCGCCCGGTGGCACATACTTGATGGTTTGCAGCTCCGGAACGTGCCTGAATCCGCAGTCCCACAGGCGCTTTGCCCACTTGCGCATCACCTCCACAGGCAAGGCCAAAGGTGCGGTATCCCCGACGCCGGGAAGTGCGACCAGGGCCCAGAGGGCCGCTTCCTCCGGATCCGATGAATTGCAATGGTGCTGGAGTGGAATTGGCATTACTGAACTCCTAGGTCATGGAGAGCAGAAGCGCCCTCCTTCACATGTGAAATGACGGTTTCTAGCGGGGAGTGCTGCGAGGCGAGGTCACCGCAGGTGATCTTCCAGCCGCGGGAATCTCGGGCGAAAGCGTAGGTCAACTCGGAGACCTGCTCGACGACGATCAAGTCGTCTGGCAGCCCCTGGATCGTTGAGCCGATCCGGTCACCGAGGAAGAAGTGCCCCTGCCCTTCGTCCCCCACGAACCACGGCGCGCCGTCGCGCACCGAGATCTGGTGAGAAACGCGCTCTCGCGTGTCCCAATAGCCTTTCCGCAGCGCCACCAGCGACGCCAACGTGTAGGCCCGATCGGCTCCCTCCACGAAATACTCGAGGTAGTGATCCCACCCGAGCGCGCGATCATTGACCCCGTACTCGTTCTCCGACGCGCGGATACTGGACTTCACCGCCACCCACGCCAAAATCGTGTCCTCATAGAAAGGCTTGAGGAAAGTGTCAGCGATGACACCCATCGTCGGCGCACCGATCAACATGCCCACGTAATTACCAATCAGCGTGATGATCGACGAGATCGCCTCATTGACTCCCGGCGCGCTGTGTCCGCCGGAGACGAATTGGACGTCGGTTGCTGGTTGGTGTTTGTAGTTTGCTGATTCGACGCCGGTGAGTCGTCCGTCTCGGTAGAGGACGTAGGGGGCGCGGGGTTTGGTGCCTAGCCATTCTTTGA
It encodes the following:
- a CDS encoding holin, whose product is MRSTQFWLDLAERAIKTLAQTLLAWLVVDQTIWELDWQQGLGVAATATVASILGSIASAGVAEPETASLVSTGRHAAAER
- a CDS encoding phage gene 29 protein family protein; amino-acid sequence: MPIPLQHHCNSSDPEEAALWALVALPGVGDTAPLALPVEVMRKWAKRLWDCGFRHVPELQTIKYVPPGADADWLTGAGGRWAPIDEAVEPRGLAPDTSQLSMVERQALYAQLRAEFEVPTPDSKHATVEVKEQ
- a CDS encoding peptidoglycan recognition protein family protein is translated as MTLIDMSQRFTFGGPRVQAIRGICIHTTESSMGAKAEDVAAWQASSRTGSYHRLGDDYGTEVLANTDDWTTWSTGNLGNDVLLHFSCVAQAAWSRAEWLSTRHTKMWDTMVNRVAEWCKTYGIPVDILDAPHLLQGRKGLYGHDDTRVWGGTDHTDPGPNFPWDVLRDRVLAKLNPTPAQKGPDMTVPFNRVHEAAIDDTKHAAQGAEALAAEVGAQLKGSGHLGEHPGWTAEVILRNVRAKGYDGLTLTDMVGLQIWGTDADRAAARAVGEKVK
- the tadA gene encoding tRNA adenosine(34) deaminase TadA, which codes for MFPAFEAMMRRAIEVARSTPEADVPVGAVLFDATGRELASATNRRETDLDPTAHAEVLAIREAVKVHGDGWRLTGCTLAVTLEPCAMCAGAILGARVGRVIFGAWEPKTGACGSHIEVLRAPGELHQIEVRGGVLEEECSALLSTFFRKHR
- a CDS encoding tRNA adenosine deaminase-associated protein; amino-acid sequence: MSTNEDLSFSVAVTAVNGVWKVAEYDDDFHDVEDAVKAVRALRAEGPAFAMICVDDDYFLIVRPTPGRVKLLLSDATAAIDDDYAESALDLIGAEAEDGEPYAEGDFDVLEDLGLAEQVLSVITDNTEAWASEQLQQIADELGFGDELSDIY
- a CDS encoding HNH endonuclease signature motif containing protein yields the protein MSRIDQFASAEARAMDLLAEAAGLTAFALVKRGISLGSARRIARLSSVYFDPQTPFSRHRARCRSIGAHLALPDLETIEGFASKAKTLGGHKAAWELREYLCTLSGAKEIRREGAAKIAELESASDKSLAPKAGARFSRHGDMTRLTLTLDEHTMAEAQAVSISHAKQRSGEDFSKQQFAEAIANLITGADDAQRVETRRMIYAVVPLPELARIYRSEGDDLVVHMTDGTSMSGREFLEAEFEAEGLAALIDREEGPVDLYRTSRFASIKQRLLLHAKSTTCIWPGCNKGAEHCQAHHIVPWARGGPTNINNMAHLCKYHNGINDDDPTKPTGRGVILSRDGTIGWYSPRTGTFIKVYSPR
- a CDS encoding CsbD family protein, which encodes MSDFKNKFDEVSGKAKEAAGEATNNESLANEGRADQAKAEIKDAVKETGDKILGAFKKDK
- a CDS encoding prephenate dehydrogenase, which gives rise to MTIAKISRPVCILGLGLIGGSLLRDLAAQGVDVFGFNRSPSGATAATSEGFSVSTNLIEVLQRAESAGALIVLATPMPAIGSLLDAIDEHAPTCGITDVVSVKAEVYGLVCDHGMQDRYVGGHPMAGTADSGWSASLEGLFEGAAWVVTFDHAYNSPSDSWVALWIDVVRMALSVGAEVIPTRVAQHDEAVARISHLPHIFAEALAITGDNGGALALSLAAGSFRDSTRVAGSHPSLVQAMCENNREALLVALDEALTLLHDARAALASPENDLSLLIDTGYRSRIRFEARTGVSGISGVSGRPVLRLHPGAENWISQLEQAENLGARIDVF